The sequence below is a genomic window from Coffea arabica cultivar ET-39 chromosome 8e, Coffea Arabica ET-39 HiFi, whole genome shotgun sequence.
caaaacaaaaaccccCACTCGCAGCAGTGGGGACCACCTTGAGCCTGTTACCTACAAGTAGAAAATAGGATTAATGTTGAGATATACCAACttttacagttttttttttctagattcATTTAGTACTAGAATAAGTTAGTTAATTGCTGACTAAATGCTGTTAAAGGAAGTCATGTTGAGTTGCTAACAAATATTTTTGTTAAGATTTAGAttatgttattttgttaccaagtagttttattaaattttttatggAGAACGGTTAGTTAAAAATCATGTTAGTTTGTTTCATATAAATACTATAAACAATGAGTTGATGAATGAAAAACATAAGATTATTTtcaaccttcaataacaagtCTTTTGTTAGCCATTTTTTTGCATCACTAACTAAGGTATTGGTTCTTAATGTATGCTCTtgaaaaaccaacaaataattaCATTCTCGTGAGTTTAGTTAAATTACGCTTCATACTCTAAGGTTAGGcaattccaaaaattaaataaaaaaaaaaactctaaggTTATGCCAAATTACTAAACTCATGACATCTTTGGACAGCAAAATGCTTCATCCTACGACTCAAAGGTTTCTACTTTCTTTCGCTTCATGCTGTTTGTTATCTTCAGTGAGATAATTTTCACATGAGAGGTAAGGACAAAAATTCTCTAGTGGACTGCTATATATGTAACCAGAGATATTTATACAATACAACTGCATTTCAACCAGAGGTATATAATGCATTGACACCCCACTCACTAGTGATCACGACTCACGAATGGACTAATGATGCATCGTGAGAACCTAATGTATGATTACGAGGTTAAGGATTGATATACCCAATAATTAATTTATGCAGCTCTGCTTAACGCtcgaaaaacaaaaatatatgagcatctaacaacACTGTGCTGCTATCCAGTCAAGACGGGTGGGCAAATGCAACTCTCCCAGTTTGGGTTTTTTTTGGAGCAACTCGAAAATTTTTGGTTGTTCAGGATAGTTGATTTTCGACAATACCCCTCCAAAAAAGTGAATTCATTTGCGGAACAATCATGGTGGGACTGCTAGGGATTTTCATGTAGTTAGGGTTGAGAGCAGCATTTTATTATTTCCAGGATTCTCGACTGTTTACGTTACTGTCCAACTGCAACATGGTCACAGGCTACGAACAAATTACGGAGTCGGAGTTGCCTTTCTACATTGTCAAGGCGATAAGGGTTGGACTTCCCTTCTCAATATGGAGGATGCCTGTTTTGACTCTTCCGTCGTTGTTTTCAGCGCATCAGCAGTTACAGTACTGATCAGGAGTGCACCCTACTCTACTCAGATGGCGATTGAGGTAACTGATCAGTTCATGAGGGAGAGCCTGCATTAATTTCAATCCCGTTGCGTGTTGGGCTTTTTTGTTTGCATCACAGAGCTGCGACATCTCCTCTGGTAAAATTTctattttcgttttcttgtaTTCTTATATGTTTCTTTCTCGGATTACAGGGCTGCTGCAACTTGCCACAAATAGGAAACTATTTATCTCCTTGATTGAGCTtttataccttttttttttcaaaaatattactGTATTATTCTTTTGGATGACTTTTCTGCTTCGTATAACCTATGGTTTATGTAACAATGAATCATTTCTGCCCTCTCTTTCCCTTTTCCTGTTGGCTGTTTTTTTGGTCCACGCCCACTGAAATTAGctcaaagaaaatggaaaagataCACATGGAACTTGATCTTTTATGTAAGGTGAGATTGTGAAGATCAAACATGCCCACTTGCTGCCTACTAAATTGAGGcaccagaaaaaaaagaaggtcaTTGAGATCAGTCAAACGTCCATATTCGTGGTTACTAAGTATAAAATTAAAGTAGCCAAACTTCTATCTGCGCCTTATTTATTACTAAGTCTAAAAAAGGGTCCATAAGTATTCTAGGCTCAGGAGCCAGATCAGGCAAACAAATTGCACAATTAAATCCAGAGCCTACAATCCCTTGTCATAATTATACATACCCTACAGGGTATGAGATATATTGCCACCCCACTCATAAACTCACGAATGGAAGACCTACCATTTGGTTCCATTCAATGCCAACGCAATGGACTGATAAGGCATCACTCCAAGTCATAATAatagcttcttcttcttcttcttttttttttggggtaaaaaAGTCATAATAATAGCTCATGGAGTATTTATTTGTGTGCTGTCTTGGTGCATGGGCTCTACTTCAATTTTTATTGTGGAAATTATATAGTACTTTGTACTAATTTATGTGTATAACCTCGTCTTTTGTCAACCGTAGGATGGGTATCTAGGACTGCGGGCAACTAGCTTACGTTGGCGTGCTCTCCCCTACTCCTTCCATCTGATTTATAACTCCTAATATTCCATTCAATCATATCGATCGTGAGAAAGAAGTTTGGTCAATAATATGAGGGTTAAAAGGTGGAAACATAAACTCCTTTCCTATATCCATGTGGTGAAGGCTGCTACACGATATTATTGTTTTGCAAAAGTAGCAGCCAAAGAAATAGTAGTGTATTTACTGCTCAATACCTACAAGCGTCAAAATGGATGATTCGATTCGAACTGATCATAATTGGATAATGGATATAATTAGGTATATCAATTATTCATTTAAAATTCTACTTAtatgttttctatttttccgcatgttatttaacaaaaaaatagcggtgtttttattattgttattagatTGAAAAGAAATTCATATGTATTTACTTAACACTCactaaaagttgaatttaaatatataattattttaaattggaTATAAATGTAAAAGACGAGTCAACTAATTATCCACCAATTATTGATAGATGAATTTGAACGGATCAATTTAATTGAATTGTAAATGACATATCTACCAAACCCCCCCCCCTCCCTCTTTGTGGCCCATGCTATCGTGGATTCACTATACAAAAAATTGgtgttatatatttatatgcatTTGCTGTTTGAAAAGGTTCATGAACATTCATATCATGCGATGCATAAATGTTTAAAGGTACGTGTTAGGCAGAGGCTAGATATAATTAATCCCTTATGCATATAATAATAAAATGTTAGGAATCAAATTGTATAATGAGAAACATATTAGCTTAGGTGGCAAAATCGGGACTTCTCATCGTGCCTAATTTCCGCCGGGGAAGATGCTCCTCCAAACTACAAAGTCATTATTGCTTGATTTTTAAGAAACAAAATATACCTACCGACCTACTCGTACAGTCAAATGAACAAAACCAGAAAGTAAGCGATATATGAAGTGATGTTGGGCAGCCTCTCCCGACCACGTAATGGGATTAGTTGCATCGTACAGTAACCAGTTCATGGATCCAGATACCCACTgcgttgacaaaaaaaaaaaaagcgataTATGAAGTAAGCTCTGCCCGTtcctaaagaaaatgaaacacaCAATTGATAACGAGAATTAATCAATGAGTCCAAAAAGTGATTCTCCCCCACCCAACCAccaccaccaaaaaaaaaaaaaaaaaaaatcaatgagtTTGAATACGATTATACCCACTATTTTGTTTATAACAAAGAAATGATTAATTTAAGCAACTCTATTTGAAGCTCAAAGGACAAAAATCAATGAGTATGTAACAATTTAAGTTTGAGTTTCTCGTTAATCGAATTCCTCTGGAAATTGTTTATTTGGACGTGGACTTGGAAAACCACAGAAGATCTTCGACCAATCGAAGGTTTTCTTTCCTAGCATACAAACTCTGCATTTaatggcaagaaaaaaaatgagtattATTGATGATCAAGTCAAGTcttctcaaaaaataaaaaataaaaattaatgatCATCAAGTTGTGCACAACGTTCCAACCAAAGGAATCTCTTCGACCCTTGTGACCAATCCCCTTTCATAACTCACAGTTTTTTGTATGAGTGTTTCGACCCTTGTGACCAATCAGATTGCGCTTATTGTAATTTTCATTCTTCATCAATCATCGTCCAAAGGTCTGAAAAACTGACACTCCTATTAAACTTGCCACAGGTCAACATATGAACCACATACTTGTACATATTATGGAGTCAGAATCTTCTCTCTACTGATTCCGCCATTGTCACGACTACCTCGACCTCAAGTTGCATGTGGATAAACGAGAGTCAGTAGTGATAAGATCTACTTCAAGAAAAGTCcaacaccattttctttcatcctttttcttttcttttcttaaaaaaaaaaaatgatattatCAGTACTAGTATGAAGGTATCCTTTCCAGGACGATAGAGGAGGCATATGGCCAAAATGACAAGTTAATCAGTACTCTTCTATTCTGTAGAGTCCCACCGGGTCGTAGAGTTcacatgtatgtatgtattttGATACTAGGAAAATGTATAGATAGTAGTACTACTTCATTGACACAAACCGTTGTATTGTATTGTATTGTATTGCCAACCTACACATAAGAGGATTcacagaagaaaaaaaagtataatTAAATTTGGGATGCTACTTATTTGAATCATTGACCTAGTCTTGTCCCTAGAGTTTGAATCTTTTCATGATTATTTTAGTGTTCTAGATTTCCTCAGCCTTCAAAATCAAGTATCACCGATCAGCCCAAGAAAAGCGAAGGGTAAAAACCTGGGAGCTCTCTgatttttaaaaccatttatacTATGGAAGACAAGTTTAGGACTGGACTGTAGTAGTGGGCACAACCCATATGGAAGCTTTGGGATTGGCCACAGCTCTGCATAAATTCTTGTTCAAGCATTAAAGTATACACTTTTATTAAACTATCAACTAACAACCATCTGGCTGTACTTTCTTTAtggattcttttatttttttgcgcAATAATACGACCTTTATTGCTTCCTTCATTCAAGCAAACCAATAAGAAAGTCCAGACAGGACGGACTTCGGATGCATGATAAATTGCTCATATTCTGTCGTGAGTGCACCCTATATTTAtcattctcatccagtctttgAGGGCACTGCACTGAGGTTTTTCTGGAAATCAAAATGATGCAGATTACTCCTGTAGAAGCAATGGATGTTGAAAAAAGGACAATCCATAATCAGAAGGAAGAAATAATTGAGAGAGAGGACTTGGATGAGCCGCAGAAAGAGGCCGAGGTTCAGAGGAGACTTCAACCATGGAAGAAGCAGATCACTGTCCGAGGTGTCATTGCCAGCATAATCATAGGGACCATCTACACCATCATAATTATGAAGCTGAGCCTTACCACGGGGATCAGCCCCAACCTTAATGTCTCAGCTGCTCTTCTTGCGTTCATTATTGTCCGTACATGGACAAAGCTGGTTCGAAAGATTGGACTAGTTTCAGTTCCCTTCACGCAGCAGGAGAACACTCTGATACAAACTTGTGCAGTTGCATGTTACAGCATTGCAGTGGGAGGTTAGTTTGTCTACTACAAGTTTAGTTTGTCCACTCTCTTAGCACTGTCTGATTCTCTAAGctcttttgctttgttttcgAACTTTCAGGCGGTTTTGGTTCTTATCTGTTAGCTCTAAATAAGAAGACATATGAGCAGGCAGGAGTAAGCACTGCGGGAAATCCTCCGGGCAGCTACAAGGAACCTGGGATTGGTTGGATGACCGGTTATCTCTGTGCAATTAGTTTCATTGGTCTTTTTGTGTTGATTCCACTCCGAAAGGTACATGTTCACGAATGTATATGACATTTGTCTTTATTGTTGGTTTTGTTCATTTTCCTATATCTTTTGTTCATCAGATATGCTGCAATTTGTCAAGTTTAACATCTTTTTTGCTCAAGTTTCGCTCTATTTTTTGAGGGAGAAATTTACAAAGTTGCATTCATAACTGTGATTTGGATCCTGCTCCTTAATTAGCTGCACTGTAATAACTGGATACTTCCGAAGATTCCAGACTTTCTGCAAAACATTGATATACTGGTATACTTGTATATGTGTATCCGATATAGCAGCATGACCAAATGATGGGAGGCTATTCATCGTGTCAACCAATTCCACTCTTTAAGTCTTAACATAATTTGCTACTGTCCTGCTGTTGGACCACAATATTCACTTCGTTCAACAGTTTCTAGGAAAGATACAGTCTTACAGCATTTTCTTTATCATTTAACTGCGAGTTTCAAGTACTCTCTTTTACAATTTACAAGGAGTTCCTACTGGTCTGCAGATCTTGATAATAGACTACAAATTGACCTTTCCAAGCGGCATGGCAACTGGTGTTCTGATCAATGGATTTCATTCAATGGCTGACAAGATGACGAAGTACAGCTTCTTTGTTTAATATAAAAAGAAAtatgccttttcttttcttttttaactgttttttttttattttgagcaACTAATATTGGTAATGAAGACGCAAGATTTTTTATTTGCCAGAAAGCAAGTACGGGGTTTCACGAAGATGTTCTCTTTGAGTTTCCTATGGGGATTTTTTCAGTGGTTTTATTCTGGTCAAGGACAATGCGGATTCTCACAGTTTCCTACATTTGGATTGCAAGCTCAGAGGCAAACGTATGTCTCTATCATGCACCACTTTtagttaattattttcttttctgacTATCATTTAAGTTGTTTTACTTTCTAACACTTGTACCATcatgatctttttttttgttttaaggtTCTACTTTGATTTTAGCTTGACTTATGTGGGAACTGGAATGATATGTCCTCACATCGTGAACTTGTCTATGCTTCTTGGCTCGGTGCTCTCATGGGGCATAATGTGGCCACTCATCAGAAAGCAAAAGGGAGATTGGTTTCCTGCAGCACTACCAGAAGACAGTATGAAAAGTCTTAGTGGTTATAAGGTCTCTCCCATCTTTCTTCCCCACACCAACACACATTTATATGTTCATATGGGAAATTCGACATAATGCTGGATCATTGACTCAATTTAATTGTGATCTCTTAACAGGTCTTCGTCCCCATTGCTCTCCTTTTGGGTGATGGACTATACAACTTCATCAAGATAACTGGTATGACCCTTTCGAGCATGTACGTCAAGTTTAAAGAGAGAAAAATCAGATCAGGTGAAGTTATGTACAAATCTGTTCTGCTATATGTACCTGGAAGCATTTTGTTCCTAAACTTTATTCGAACCAGGCCTGTTTTTAGGTTAAGTGTTTAAAGAGATTTCAAGCATATTATCAAACATTATACTCCAGCAACGTAAATCTAAACAATATCgtgcaagaaaagcaaatgaaaacaTTATATTTTCTTTTGGCAGGGGAAAGTAAAAATAACAACGCCATTGATGATCTGAAACAAGATGAGTTCTTCATCAGAGAAAGCTTTCCAACGTGGATAGCACCATGCGGGTACATCACATTGGCAATCGTTTCAGCAATTGCCATTCCCTCGATCTTTCCTGCGCTTAAGTGGTACTATGTTGTCGTAGCATACATTTTTGCTCCGTCTTTAGCTTTCTGCAATGCTTATGGAGCTGGTTTGACGGATATAAACATGGCCTACAATTATGGTAAAGTGGGGCTTTTTCTGATTGCTGCATTGGTTGGAAAAGAACATGGTGTTGTGGCAGGATTAGCTGGGGCAGGTCTCATCAAGTCGGTCATCTCTGTTTCTTGTATTCTGATGCAAGATTTTAAAACAGGACATCTAACATTTACGTCCCCCAGAGCAATGTTTTTGAGCCAGGCAGTTGGCACAGCTATAGGCTGTGTGGTTGCACCCCTCTGCTTCTACTTGTTCTA
It includes:
- the LOC140012560 gene encoding metal-nicotianamine transporter YSL1-like isoform X2; this translates as MYITPVEAMDVEKRTIHNQKEEIIEREDLDEPQKEAEVQRRLQPWKKQITVRGVIASIIIGTIYTIIIMKLSLTTGISPNLNVSAALLAFIIVRTWTKLVRKIGLVSVPFTQQENTLIQTCAVACYSIAVGGGFGSYLLALNKKTYEQAGVSTAGNPPGSYKEPGIGWMTGYLCAISFIGLFVLIPLRKILIIDYKLTFPSGMATGVLINGFHSMADKMTKKQVRGFTKMFSLSFLWGFFQWFYSGQGQCGFSQFPTFGLQAQRQTFYFDFSLTYVGTGMICPHIVNLSMLLGSVLSWGIMWPLIRKQKGDWFPAALPEDSMKSLSGYKVFVPIALLLGDGLYNFIKITGMTLSSMYVKFKERKIRSGESKNNNAIDDLKQDEFFIRESFPTWIAPCGYITLAIVSAIAIPSIFPALKWYYVVVAYIFAPSLAFCNAYGAGLTDINMAYNYGKVGLFLIAALVGKEHGVVAGLAGAGLIKSVISVSCILMQDFKTGHLTFTSPRAMFLSQAVGTAIGCVVAPLCFYLFYKAFDVGNPNGEYKAPFAIIYRNMAVLGVEGFSALPKHCLHLCYGFFALAVGINVVKDLSPARIGKWMPVPMAMALPFLVGAYVAIDMCIGSLVVFVWHKLNSAKAELIVPAVASGMICGEGLWILPASVLALAKVKPPICMKFLVSKS
- the LOC140012560 gene encoding metal-nicotianamine transporter YSL1-like isoform X4, which gives rise to MINCSYSVITPVEAMDVEKRTIHNQKEEIIEREDLDEPQKEAEVQRRLQPWKKQITVRGVIASIIIGTIYTIIIMKLSLTTGISPNLNVSAALLAFIIVRTWTKLVRKIGLVSVPFTQQENTLIQTCAVACYSIAVGGGFGSYLLALNKKTYEQAGVSTAGNPPGSYKEPGIGWMTGYLCAISFIGLFVLIPLRKILIIDYKLTFPSGMATGVLINGFHSMADKMTKKQVRGFTKMFSLSFLWGFFQWFYSGQGQCGFSQFPTFGLQAQRQTFYFDFSLTYVGTGMICPHIVNLSMLLGSVLSWGIMWPLIRKQKGDWFPAALPEDSMKSLSGYKVFVPIALLLGDGLYNFIKITGESKNNNAIDDLKQDEFFIRESFPTWIAPCGYITLAIVSAIAIPSIFPALKWYYVVVAYIFAPSLAFCNAYGAGLTDINMAYNYGKVGLFLIAALVGKEHGVVAGLAGAGLIKSVISVSCILMQDFKTGHLTFTSPRAMFLSQAVGTAIGCVVAPLCFYLFYKAFDVGNPNGEYKAPFAIIYRNMAVLGVEGFSALPKHCLHLCYGFFALAVGINVVKDLSPARIGKWMPVPMAMALPFLVGAYVAIDMCIGSLVVFVWHKLNSAKAELIVPAVASGMICGEGLWILPASVLALAKVKPPICMKFLVSKS
- the LOC140012560 gene encoding metal-nicotianamine transporter YSL1-like isoform X1 gives rise to the protein MINCSYSVITPVEAMDVEKRTIHNQKEEIIEREDLDEPQKEAEVQRRLQPWKKQITVRGVIASIIIGTIYTIIIMKLSLTTGISPNLNVSAALLAFIIVRTWTKLVRKIGLVSVPFTQQENTLIQTCAVACYSIAVGGGFGSYLLALNKKTYEQAGVSTAGNPPGSYKEPGIGWMTGYLCAISFIGLFVLIPLRKILIIDYKLTFPSGMATGVLINGFHSMADKMTKKQVRGFTKMFSLSFLWGFFQWFYSGQGQCGFSQFPTFGLQAQRQTFYFDFSLTYVGTGMICPHIVNLSMLLGSVLSWGIMWPLIRKQKGDWFPAALPEDSMKSLSGYKVFVPIALLLGDGLYNFIKITGMTLSSMYVKFKERKIRSGESKNNNAIDDLKQDEFFIRESFPTWIAPCGYITLAIVSAIAIPSIFPALKWYYVVVAYIFAPSLAFCNAYGAGLTDINMAYNYGKVGLFLIAALVGKEHGVVAGLAGAGLIKSVISVSCILMQDFKTGHLTFTSPRAMFLSQAVGTAIGCVVAPLCFYLFYKAFDVGNPNGEYKAPFAIIYRNMAVLGVEGFSALPKHCLHLCYGFFALAVGINVVKDLSPARIGKWMPVPMAMALPFLVGAYVAIDMCIGSLVVFVWHKLNSAKAELIVPAVASGMICGEGLWILPASVLALAKVKPPICMKFLVSKS
- the LOC140012560 gene encoding metal-nicotianamine transporter YSL3-like isoform X3, producing the protein MDVEKRTIHNQKEEIIEREDLDEPQKEAEVQRRLQPWKKQITVRGVIASIIIGTIYTIIIMKLSLTTGISPNLNVSAALLAFIIVRTWTKLVRKIGLVSVPFTQQENTLIQTCAVACYSIAVGGGFGSYLLALNKKTYEQAGVSTAGNPPGSYKEPGIGWMTGYLCAISFIGLFVLIPLRKILIIDYKLTFPSGMATGVLINGFHSMADKMTKKQVRGFTKMFSLSFLWGFFQWFYSGQGQCGFSQFPTFGLQAQRQTFYFDFSLTYVGTGMICPHIVNLSMLLGSVLSWGIMWPLIRKQKGDWFPAALPEDSMKSLSGYKVFVPIALLLGDGLYNFIKITGMTLSSMYVKFKERKIRSGESKNNNAIDDLKQDEFFIRESFPTWIAPCGYITLAIVSAIAIPSIFPALKWYYVVVAYIFAPSLAFCNAYGAGLTDINMAYNYGKVGLFLIAALVGKEHGVVAGLAGAGLIKSVISVSCILMQDFKTGHLTFTSPRAMFLSQAVGTAIGCVVAPLCFYLFYKAFDVGNPNGEYKAPFAIIYRNMAVLGVEGFSALPKHCLHLCYGFFALAVGINVVKDLSPARIGKWMPVPMAMALPFLVGAYVAIDMCIGSLVVFVWHKLNSAKAELIVPAVASGMICGEGLWILPASVLALAKVKPPICMKFLVSKS